Below is a window of Hyalangium ruber DNA.
GCAAGGAGGGGCAGTTGGAGGAGCACCTGGACAAGGTGACCCAGGCGCTCTCGCAGGACTTCCGGGATCGGGCGTTGAGCCTGTACGCGGACCGGGGCAACAGCTACGCGCGGGTGTGTGTCGCGGGTCCGGGTAAGCCCTCGAAGGCGCTGGAGGGTGAGTTCATCGACGTGCTGCGGCAGACGGCGAAGTGGCTGGACGTGGAGACGACGGTGCTCGCCCGGCTGCTGGGCAACAACCCGGCGCGCAACCTGCTGGCCGCGGCGGTGGACTTCGGTGAGGACGCGAAGGCGCGCGGCGAGCAGCCGCCCCCGCCGCCGGAGCCGGACGAGGAGGATCGTTTCGTCGAGGCCAAGCTGAGCGAGGCGCGGGTGCTGATGGAGCAGTACCTCAGCTCGACTCGCAAGTAGGCAGCCGAGCGGTGGGTTCCCTGCTGAGAGTCCGCGCGTGGCCGGAGGGTCTCCCCGACCACGCGCTCACCCTACGCAGCAGCGGCTACCAGGGGCTGGCGCCCACGCGGCCACCGTTGGCGGCGGCCTTGGAGACGTCGTCCCAGTCGATGAACAGGTTGCCGTTGACGTCGCGAGCGTCACTCGGGGAGACGCCGGCGGGCGGGTTCGTCACGTAGGGGCCGATGGCGGAGACATCCGTCCAGTCGATGTCGTTGTCCCCATCCATGTCACCCGCGAGCAACGTCACGGTGGGCAGCGTCACCGTTCCACCCGCCGCCAGCGAGAGGCTGGCGCGCTGGGCGGCGAGGTAGCCCGGCCGAGACGCGGTGGCGGACCGGGTGCCCGCAGCCGCCTGCAGCGAGAAGTTGCCCGCGGCGTCCGTCACCGTCGAGCCCAGCACGGTGCTGCCGCTGCGCACCGTCACCGCCACGCCCCCGTGGTTGGTGCGGTGCTGGCGCAGCACCTTGCCCTGGATGGTGCCCGTCTGCGGCGTGCCGTTGACGTTGAGCAGCAGGCCTTTGCACACGTTGTAGGGGTACGCCGGGATGCCGGTGCCACCGAACGCCGCGCCCGTGTTCACGATGGCGTACGGCGCGCCATTGACGATGAACTCCACGTTGACGTTGGGCGGCAGGTTGTAGAGCGCGTGCGGGCCCGGCGTGTTGACGGTGCGGGTGACGTCGCGGAACCAGGGCGCGGGAACCTTCATGCGGATGGTCAGCACTCCGCTGATGGCGCTGCTGTAGAGGTAGGCCGGGTCGATGGTCAACTTGATGCAGGCCGGGGTCGGGGACTTGGTGTCGAAGTTCCACACCGTGAAGTGCTTCACGTCACCGGTGGCGACGCCATTGGTCACGGTGCCCGAGCCCTCCTCGATCCACATGCCCTGGGCCTGGTCGTACCACCAGAGGGGCACCGTGCCGCTAAACGTGTTGGCGGGGTCGGCGCGCAGGCTGAGCCGCGCGGTGCGGCCGCTGGCCAGGTTGTAGAGGATGCCGTTGGCGTCGCGGAACTCGGCCGAGACGGCGCCGATGCTCTGCAGCATCACCGGGCTGCCGTTGACGTCCAGGCCGCTCATGTCACCCACCATCTCCTCGTTGCGCAGGTCATAGGTGTAGACCTGGAGCTGAAGCGCCGCGGGGGCGGGGCGGCCCTGGGCATCCACGAGCGAGCCGGCGGGAATGGTGATGCGCGTCCCGCGGCTGTCCGTGACGTCGATGTTCTGGGTGGGGTTGATGCTGTAGACCTCGGCTGGGGTCAGCCGGACGTCCAGGGACTCCAGCGGATCACCGGTGTGGATGAGCGAAGTCGGCACATACCCGTTCCGCGTCGCGTCGATGACATAGCGCGTGGCGGTGGGGACGTAGATCTCGAACGAGCCATCCGTGGCGGTCGCCTTGCGTACGCCATTGATGGTGATGGTGCCCGTCAGCGCGGTGCCGCTCTTGCTGGCCAGCTGGCCCGCGAACCGCTGGTACTCGGTCTGCGCCGCCGCGCTCGAGCCGAGCCCGAGACACAGCGCGACCAAGAGCGCCGGAAGATTCCTGAGGAACGATTGGACTGCCTGCTTGTGCATACACGCCTCCCGATGCGCAGGGCGTAAGTGCCCTGCGAGGTTCTTGAAAGAGCTGGAGTGGGTGGAGTCTTGCTAATGCACCGGCTGCGGGAGCACCGGGCAGGCGTAGAGGTTCTCGCCCTCGTCCTGGCTCATCTCTGCTGTGGCCGAGGGAAGCTCGCCCCCGGAACCAGAGCAGCACCTTCCGTTGTAGCAAGACTGGCCCGCCGAGCACCGGTAGGCGTACTGGCACCCCCCACTCGGCGAGCACAGGCCCGGGGTGGTGTAGCAGCCGTTGGGCGGACTGTTGCAGCTCACCGCTCCGAGCGCGATGCACCGGCCCGAGCCGTTGCACCGATCGCTGGTGGTGCAGGCATTGCCATCACTGCAGGAGGCCCCCGAGGGCTTCGGCGTGTACTGGCACCCCGTGGCGGTGCACGTGCCCGTGCTCTGGTAGCAACTGCTGGGCGGAGTGTTGCAGCCGTTGCCACAGGTCGCGCTGGTGATGTTCAGCTTGTAGTTGCCGCACTGGGTGCCGTAGCTGTCGATGATGATCTGCACCACCTGGCCGGCGGTGAGGCTCACCTCCACCTGGGACTGCTGCACCCCGGGACCGATGTCGTCACTGCAGCCCAGCGACTGTGCGGTGTTGTTGTAGGGGCGAACCTCGAGGACCGTGTCGAAGGAAGAGCCCAGGGTGGAGAGGGTGAACGTGCCCGCCCACGGCGCCTTCCAGATATAGACGACGTCGGGCGCGGAGGGGCCATAGGCGCAGCTTGGCTGGTAATCACTGCTCACACCGCAAGTGCTTCCCGTCCCCTGCGGCACTGGAGAGCCGAGGTTCTGGCCCAGATCCCCGCCATACACCTCTTGTTCGATGCTTTGAGGGTTGGGAGCGTCCCGCTCGTCGTCCACCACCGCAGGTCCACAGGCCTGCGCCAGGGCAAAACACCAAGCGCTCAGACAGGCCAGAAGCCTGCCTTCGAAAAATCGGCTCATCTCTTTGCACCCTCTTGATGGCGCTGGGCTCGCTCAAGCTTCGGGCTTATCCATATATTCTATACTTTACACGAAAGATAGAGGTTTCACTCATGGTATGCCTACCCAAGGCAGTGCGCCTTGAGCAGACTTTCGGCGTGGAGTGTGACGGGAGCGTCCGTGATAGAACCGTCACGTGCTGCTCCCCGGCATCCTCCTGGGGTTGCTCTACCTGACCGCGCTCCTCGCGGCGCTGCTGGCGACCGGTTCGCCCTGGCGGCGCTGCGCGGCGGTGCTGGTGGTTGCCACGTCCCTGCCGTTGGCGTTCTTCGTGCCGGCGGAGTACCCGACCTTCACTGCATTCCTCGCGCTGGGCTGCCTCTGGTTCACGGCTCGCGTCGTGGAGCTCGCGCGGGAGCGCGGGAGCGTGCCCGCGCTCTACCGCCTCTGGCATGCCGTGGGCATGGTGGACACCCGCCGCGCACGCCGCAGGGTCCCCAAGGTGGACAGGTCCGCCCTGGCACGGATGGCG
It encodes the following:
- a CDS encoding carboxypeptidase-like regulatory domain-containing protein, producing the protein MHKQAVQSFLRNLPALLVALCLGLGSSAAAQTEYQRFAGQLASKSGTALTGTITINGVRKATATDGSFEIYVPTATRYVIDATRNGYVPTSLIHTGDPLESLDVRLTPAEVYSINPTQNIDVTDSRGTRITIPAGSLVDAQGRPAPAALQLQVYTYDLRNEEMVGDMSGLDVNGSPVMLQSIGAVSAEFRDANGILYNLASGRTARLSLRADPANTFSGTVPLWWYDQAQGMWIEEGSGTVTNGVATGDVKHFTVWNFDTKSPTPACIKLTIDPAYLYSSAISGVLTIRMKVPAPWFRDVTRTVNTPGPHALYNLPPNVNVEFIVNGAPYAIVNTGAAFGGTGIPAYPYNVCKGLLLNVNGTPQTGTIQGKVLRQHRTNHGGVAVTVRSGSTVLGSTVTDAAGNFSLQAAAGTRSATASRPGYLAAQRASLSLAAGGTVTLPTVTLLAGDMDGDNDIDWTDVSAIGPYVTNPPAGVSPSDARDVNGNLFIDWDDVSKAAANGGRVGASPW